The proteins below are encoded in one region of Bremerella sp. P1:
- a CDS encoding DUF1552 domain-containing protein, whose product MPQPISRRTLLKGTGAALALPWLESMSHRSFGSETLSEPPKRVAFLFVPNGVRSDQWNPAKTNDGSFELTPMLQPLKDVKEEITLLENLWHKNTVGRNGHWPKVPAWLSGGFVERTSGRDINTGGISVDQVLASKIGDRTPLPSLELGVDAAYTGVDNVGGGFTRIYGSHIAWRDPHTPVPKEIVPRLAFDRLFRTTTAGPVVSGFNPNQKAVADSLARDDASVLDLVMEDAKSLRGKVGEGDRAKLDEYLESVRSVEKRIESSLKPQKRWINEGRFDLPRPGPGIPESHEEHVRLMLDIMVLAFWTDTTRISTFMLGNAQTGRNFSFIDGVRGSFHGLSHHRNEQKEREQYEKIVLWHLSQYAYLIDKMRSLDEGGRSLLDNSLVMYGSSIKDGNSHQEKDLPLILAGKGGGNFQTNRRITAPKETPLCNMYVSLLRHMGVEAESFGDSTGHLEGWS is encoded by the coding sequence ATGCCTCAGCCCATTTCACGACGGACGCTGCTCAAGGGTACCGGCGCGGCGTTGGCACTTCCCTGGCTCGAATCGATGAGCCATCGCAGCTTCGGTTCAGAGACACTTAGCGAGCCACCGAAACGCGTTGCGTTTCTCTTTGTTCCTAACGGTGTTCGCAGCGATCAATGGAACCCGGCCAAGACCAACGACGGCAGCTTCGAGCTGACGCCCATGCTGCAGCCGCTGAAGGATGTCAAAGAAGAGATCACGCTGCTGGAGAACTTGTGGCACAAGAACACAGTCGGTCGCAACGGGCACTGGCCCAAGGTACCGGCATGGCTCTCAGGCGGCTTCGTCGAGCGAACTTCTGGACGCGATATCAACACCGGTGGGATCTCTGTCGACCAGGTGCTTGCCAGCAAGATCGGCGATCGCACACCGCTGCCTTCGCTTGAGCTTGGCGTCGATGCGGCCTACACAGGCGTCGACAACGTCGGTGGCGGCTTCACCCGCATTTATGGTTCGCACATTGCCTGGCGAGATCCTCACACGCCGGTCCCGAAAGAAATCGTTCCACGACTTGCGTTCGATCGTTTGTTCCGTACCACCACAGCCGGCCCGGTTGTCTCTGGATTCAATCCGAACCAAAAGGCGGTTGCCGATTCGCTGGCACGCGACGACGCCAGTGTGCTGGACCTGGTGATGGAAGACGCCAAGTCGCTACGCGGCAAGGTCGGGGAAGGGGACCGCGCGAAGCTGGACGAATACCTTGAGTCGGTCCGCAGCGTCGAGAAGCGGATCGAGAGTTCGCTCAAGCCGCAGAAGCGTTGGATCAACGAGGGGCGCTTCGATCTGCCGCGACCTGGCCCAGGCATCCCGGAGAGTCACGAGGAACACGTTCGCTTGATGCTCGACATCATGGTCTTGGCTTTCTGGACCGACACGACGCGCATCTCGACGTTCATGCTCGGCAACGCGCAGACCGGCCGTAACTTCAGCTTCATTGACGGGGTGCGTGGTTCGTTCCACGGCCTGTCGCACCATCGCAACGAGCAGAAGGAACGCGAGCAGTACGAAAAGATCGTCCTCTGGCACCTCTCGCAATATGCCTACCTCATCGACAAGATGCGCAGCCTCGACGAAGGGGGCCGCTCCTTGCTGGACAACAGCCTGGTAATGTACGGCTCGAGCATCAAAGATGGAAATAGCCACCAGGAAAAGGACCTTCCGCTGATTCTGGCAGGCAAGGGGGGCGGCAACTTCCAAACCAATCGCCGCATCACCGCCCCGAAAGAGACGCCGCTGTGCAATATGTACGTTTCGCTGCTGCGGCACATGGGCGTAGAAGCGGAAAGCTTTGGCGATAGTACCGGTCATTTGGAAGGCTGGAGCTAG
- a CDS encoding transporter, which produces MTRLWILWTFVAIVAVAPSVTHAQFPMESIAEDAFEEFEFEGEEEDEIETDRDSFTPSTSVVGTGYLVFESAYSIVDNRGVPETHSYPEILGRYGITENIELRLGWNYEVGGAGNPISGNVPDQFEEGGELERESKMLYGAKFLLTEQCGWTPEGSLIVQGYTPTSGEANDSNMSVAYVGGWKLANNWVWDSALRYSTSSEEEDHFNVWAPSTVIKVPFCERWKGHVEYFGIFTEGREEESTQHFISPGVHYLITPDFEVGVRVGWGLNDQSPNFFSNVGVGLRY; this is translated from the coding sequence ATGACTCGCTTGTGGATTCTCTGGACCTTCGTGGCAATCGTTGCGGTTGCTCCTAGTGTCACCCATGCGCAGTTTCCCATGGAAAGCATCGCCGAAGACGCCTTCGAAGAATTCGAGTTCGAAGGCGAGGAAGAAGACGAGATCGAGACCGATCGCGATTCATTCACGCCTTCGACTTCGGTCGTGGGAACGGGTTACCTTGTCTTTGAATCGGCTTACTCGATTGTCGACAACCGCGGCGTGCCAGAGACCCACAGCTACCCAGAAATCCTCGGTCGCTACGGCATCACCGAGAACATCGAGCTTCGATTAGGTTGGAACTACGAAGTGGGTGGAGCCGGCAACCCAATTTCCGGTAACGTCCCCGATCAATTCGAAGAAGGTGGCGAACTCGAACGAGAAAGTAAGATGCTTTATGGTGCCAAGTTCCTACTGACTGAACAGTGCGGCTGGACGCCTGAGGGTTCGCTGATTGTCCAAGGCTACACGCCCACGAGCGGTGAAGCGAACGATAGCAACATGTCGGTGGCCTACGTCGGGGGCTGGAAACTGGCCAACAACTGGGTCTGGGACTCGGCGCTTCGCTACAGTACCAGCAGCGAAGAAGAAGATCACTTCAACGTCTGGGCCCCATCGACCGTCATCAAGGTCCCATTCTGTGAGCGTTGGAAAGGGCACGTCGAATACTTCGGCATCTTCACCGAAGGACGCGAAGAGGAAAGCACCCAGCACTTCATCAGCCCTGGCGTGCACTACTTGATCACCCCTGACTTTGAAGTCGGCGTCCGCGTCGGCTGGGGTCTGAACGACCAGTCCCCCAACTTCTTCAGCAACGTGGGTGTGGGCCTGCGATATTAG
- a CDS encoding ExbD/TolR family protein, whose protein sequence is MPLKTHNEEAPALNLTPMIDILFLLIIFFMVGSKFTEMERSVDLDVPQVSDMGALTAAPEKKVINIFRDGRVMLGTQEVNLEDLKAHLTASQAEYQDLGVLVRGDSDVPFQQVATVLTTVRQAGIAEMAISVRLSNERR, encoded by the coding sequence ATGCCGCTAAAAACGCACAACGAAGAAGCTCCGGCACTCAACCTGACGCCGATGATCGACATCCTGTTTCTGTTGATCATCTTCTTTATGGTCGGCTCGAAGTTTACGGAAATGGAACGCTCGGTCGACCTGGATGTGCCGCAGGTAAGTGACATGGGAGCACTCACGGCTGCCCCTGAGAAGAAAGTGATCAACATCTTCCGCGACGGCCGAGTGATGCTCGGAACGCAAGAGGTCAACCTCGAAGATCTCAAAGCCCATCTGACCGCCTCCCAGGCCGAATACCAGGACCTGGGGGTCCTCGTGCGTGGTGACAGCGATGTTCCGTTTCAACAAGTCGCAACGGTGCTCACGACTGTCCGTCAGGCAGGAATCGCCGAGATGGCCATTTCGGTCCGCCTATCCAACGAGCGGAGGTAG
- a CDS encoding alpha/beta fold hydrolase — MSEDPSSTPPSPIPVDAGTRLSVTYSFHPSMDPSVSDKIVVVHHGILHTREHFLDFIKALNAEGFHVAMIDQQSQYAPYRERIGLGCYATGMAAACRQIEEEQGKSIGGFVYHSMGAAIGEKMQARRENEELRSPTVFMTPIPVLGSWPIFLRFLVSRPLDLFQAISKKSVLSLADREADVKKLFLDGEATEDVVKECRNYLTHSPFYAFLQLTFRFLGFFLFRHNQQRNMLVTSDTDHIFASWEYCLTRWRYLLRKKRDDGREWLTVKKMRGGHDIFLAHPKETAVLVASFLCDAWGIPKPSNVARFDKPHSGPPNGPPNSGYPIPRGPTRPSLQDAVSPFKDKTRES, encoded by the coding sequence ATGTCAGAAGACCCGTCCAGCACGCCGCCCTCCCCAATTCCGGTCGACGCAGGCACTCGCTTAAGCGTCACCTATTCATTTCATCCATCCATGGACCCATCGGTAAGCGACAAGATTGTTGTCGTGCACCATGGGATTCTCCACACGCGAGAGCATTTTCTGGACTTCATCAAGGCGTTGAATGCTGAGGGCTTTCATGTTGCGATGATTGATCAGCAGTCGCAATACGCACCCTACCGCGAACGAATCGGACTTGGCTGTTACGCCACGGGAATGGCTGCCGCCTGTCGGCAAATCGAAGAGGAGCAAGGAAAGAGCATTGGTGGCTTTGTCTATCATTCGATGGGGGCTGCCATCGGTGAGAAGATGCAGGCGCGACGGGAGAATGAAGAGTTGCGATCTCCCACGGTGTTCATGACGCCCATCCCAGTACTCGGTTCATGGCCGATCTTCCTGCGTTTTCTGGTGAGTAGGCCGCTGGATCTCTTTCAAGCTATATCGAAGAAAAGCGTGCTTTCTTTGGCAGATCGAGAAGCGGACGTGAAGAAGTTGTTCTTGGATGGCGAGGCAACGGAAGACGTCGTCAAAGAGTGCCGCAATTACTTGACGCATTCTCCTTTTTACGCGTTCCTGCAATTGACGTTTCGTTTCCTTGGTTTCTTCCTTTTCCGGCACAACCAACAGAGGAATATGTTGGTCACAAGTGATACGGACCATATCTTTGCCAGTTGGGAGTATTGCTTGACCAGATGGCGATACCTTCTCCGCAAGAAACGGGATGATGGAAGAGAATGGTTGACCGTCAAGAAGATGCGCGGGGGACACGATATCTTTTTGGCACATCCCAAAGAGACCGCAGTGCTAGTTGCGTCATTCTTATGTGATGCTTGGGGGATACCTAAGCCTAGCAATGTTGCTCGTTTTGATAAGCCGCATAGTGGGCCTCCCAACGGACCGCCGAACTCTGGTTATCCGATACCAAGAGGACCGACCAGACCGAGTCTCCAAGACGCCGTTTCGCCTTTCAAGGATAAGACGCGCGAGTCTTAG
- a CDS encoding prenyltransferase/squalene oxidase repeat-containing protein — protein MPAASFAIFAELSQSTSQIVWGVLWGGLAFITLSLLILMQTRWGQARPVSKCVVLSIFAHLLLMTYAQVTQLFAPAGVGNSAPVNIRLSQIDFQQEDQSESNKEVKPWDQLAMSPAPVEGLMTPLERMEMPAPDMPVPPMPQPPMPSPQQRPWDIPQPQLPPEQVVENTMPATGPQPVLEMTPSPVSAKEMASPAPAAATAQVEKQASPMPMPQLDRMDRTMPQIRSAPLPTQMVSDPSNDVQMLRDTAANSDSADALPGERDQLLASTNQLEAMARSQRVPHSSTALDATLASLKGNQMQELWASRMAARNLPLPRATRTRMDAQPLPLIMQARVVEDSGAWIEMMGGSKDIEPAVNSALDWLAANQEDDGSWNAVAHGAGQETKVAGHDRQGAGNNADMGITGLATLAFLGKGHTHLEGKHRVTVQKGLEYLVNHQHRDGCLGGQAGTYAKMYCHAMALLAISEAYAMTKDERIRPFLDRGLAYTITAQHPRMGGWRYHPGDRGDMSQFGWQVLALHSAALSGIEIDKTTRDLMTRFLDESSAGPAKGLAAYRPGEKASPTMTAEALTCRFFLGIENSRKQIEEATEFVMLNEPNRDDIDLYYWYYGTLAMYQMQDESWKRWAGKLQPKLLDSQIKAGEFSGSWDPKCRWGGYGGRVYSTAMATLSLEVYFRYLPIYRDFEAEMPRVAEKPSPSVAIPRY, from the coding sequence ATGCCTGCCGCTTCGTTCGCGATCTTCGCGGAGCTGAGTCAATCGACCTCGCAAATTGTTTGGGGCGTTCTCTGGGGCGGTCTGGCCTTCATCACCCTGTCGCTGTTGATCCTCATGCAAACGCGATGGGGACAGGCACGGCCCGTGTCGAAGTGTGTCGTGCTGTCGATCTTTGCTCACTTGCTGCTGATGACCTACGCTCAGGTAACCCAACTGTTTGCCCCGGCAGGGGTCGGCAATTCGGCTCCTGTAAACATTCGTCTGAGCCAGATCGACTTCCAGCAAGAGGATCAGTCGGAATCCAATAAAGAAGTCAAACCGTGGGACCAACTGGCCATGTCCCCTGCCCCGGTCGAAGGCTTGATGACGCCGCTCGAGCGGATGGAGATGCCGGCGCCAGACATGCCGGTTCCGCCGATGCCGCAGCCACCGATGCCAAGCCCGCAGCAGCGTCCCTGGGATATTCCTCAGCCGCAGTTGCCGCCGGAGCAAGTCGTCGAAAATACGATGCCAGCGACTGGGCCCCAGCCTGTGTTGGAAATGACACCCAGTCCCGTCTCGGCCAAAGAGATGGCGTCCCCTGCCCCGGCCGCCGCAACGGCCCAGGTAGAAAAGCAGGCATCACCGATGCCGATGCCTCAGCTAGATCGCATGGATCGCACCATGCCGCAGATTCGCAGTGCCCCGCTGCCAACCCAGATGGTAAGCGATCCATCAAACGACGTGCAGATGCTTCGCGACACGGCGGCCAATTCCGATTCGGCCGACGCACTGCCTGGCGAGCGAGACCAACTTCTCGCTTCGACGAATCAACTAGAGGCAATGGCCCGCAGCCAACGCGTGCCGCACAGTTCGACGGCATTGGATGCGACCTTAGCTTCCTTGAAGGGAAATCAAATGCAGGAGTTGTGGGCTAGCCGAATGGCGGCTCGCAACTTACCTTTGCCTCGCGCGACGCGCACCCGAATGGATGCCCAGCCTCTGCCGTTGATCATGCAGGCTCGCGTGGTCGAGGACTCCGGAGCGTGGATCGAAATGATGGGAGGCTCAAAGGACATTGAGCCAGCGGTGAATTCGGCACTCGATTGGCTGGCCGCCAACCAGGAAGACGACGGAAGCTGGAATGCCGTCGCGCATGGTGCCGGGCAGGAAACCAAAGTCGCTGGACATGATCGCCAAGGTGCCGGTAACAATGCGGACATGGGTATCACCGGGTTAGCGACGCTGGCGTTCCTTGGCAAAGGGCACACGCACCTGGAAGGTAAGCATAGGGTCACCGTGCAGAAGGGATTGGAGTACCTGGTGAACCACCAGCATCGCGATGGTTGCCTCGGTGGTCAGGCCGGCACCTACGCCAAGATGTATTGTCACGCGATGGCTTTACTGGCGATCAGCGAGGCGTACGCAATGACCAAAGACGAACGCATTCGGCCTTTCCTGGATCGAGGCCTGGCCTACACGATCACCGCTCAGCATCCGCGCATGGGTGGTTGGCGGTATCATCCTGGCGATCGCGGTGATATGAGCCAGTTCGGCTGGCAGGTCCTGGCGTTGCATAGCGCGGCCCTGTCTGGCATTGAGATTGATAAGACGACGCGCGACCTGATGACGCGGTTTCTGGATGAATCGTCCGCCGGCCCTGCCAAGGGGCTGGCTGCCTACCGACCCGGCGAAAAGGCGAGCCCTACGATGACGGCGGAAGCGTTGACGTGCCGTTTCTTTTTGGGGATCGAGAATTCGCGGAAGCAGATCGAGGAAGCGACCGAGTTCGTCATGTTGAACGAACCGAATCGCGATGATATCGACCTCTATTACTGGTATTACGGGACGCTGGCCATGTACCAGATGCAGGATGAGTCATGGAAACGCTGGGCCGGCAAGCTTCAGCCGAAGCTACTCGACTCGCAGATCAAGGCCGGCGAGTTCTCCGGAAGTTGGGATCCAAAATGTCGCTGGGGCGGCTATGGTGGCCGTGTCTATTCCACCGCGATGGCCACCTTGTCGCTGGAAGTTTACTTCCGCTACCTGCCGATCTACCGCGATTTTGAGGCGGAAATGCCCCGAGTCGCCGAAAAACCGTCACCATCGGTAGCAATTCCCCGGTACTAG
- a CDS encoding DUF1592 domain-containing protein, producing MLRDLVNARIGLYLTVVSLVAALPTTSWGLEPEAPDHFEKKIRPALEKYCAACHDPEDPDNHIKFLQATTTAEIQHLRGIWGSTAAQLRNRTMPPPDEDQPSEKERLELAQWIDDHLRATACELGPYAGNVTTRRLNRLEYENTIRDLVGPELGYHETFPTDGGGGEGFNNNGETLFLPPMLMERYVEAAQEILDAAIVTPALREEFSGDQLIPTGEPAAGGARLLKPGHDLTAGTIIYVSGDYELTIDTRNSTKKDLRLVLKLDGLPADRFKLSSKYEEQSFSTTVRLNRGFHAFAVHNPKEQPNVELLRLKVKELGIKRPSEAQKFHDRLFQADDGKYAKDRDAATKLIHSFATKAFRRPVSDGELKPFFALYDRGVSRQDPYEECVKLALKGILVSPHFLFRIEDTPKSSELERIDEYELATRLSYFLWSSMPDERLFDLAKQGKLHQTPVLKAEVQRMLQDTKADIFFDSFTGQWLGTKEVGGSVSPINGDFRDIYSSELAADFRAEAIQLTTYIARENRSILDFLDADYSFLNDRLAKHYGLPQVKGRELRKVEVPRGQRGGLLGLGGVHMVTSYPQRSSPVLRGAWVLETLLGTPVPSPPADVPALPKKANSKDPKTFREKLEKHRDNPSCAACHDLIDPIGFGLDNYDLLGRWRDKTENGKPVDATGILPSGEKFAGPAELKKILLERKQEFARHFSRKVLGYALGRSLEDPDSCTIETLVTSLEENDYRFQTLIEEIVISTPFGYRQLATTPTHDSH from the coding sequence ATGCTTCGTGACCTTGTTAATGCGCGGATCGGTTTGTACCTGACGGTTGTCAGTCTGGTCGCTGCTTTGCCCACAACATCTTGGGGCTTAGAGCCCGAGGCACCTGACCACTTCGAGAAGAAGATTCGTCCAGCGCTCGAGAAATACTGCGCTGCATGCCACGATCCCGAAGATCCCGACAATCACATTAAGTTCTTGCAAGCGACCACGACTGCCGAGATTCAGCATTTGCGCGGTATTTGGGGAAGCACGGCCGCACAGCTTCGTAATCGCACGATGCCTCCGCCGGACGAAGATCAACCGAGCGAGAAGGAACGCCTGGAACTGGCCCAGTGGATTGACGACCATCTGCGAGCCACGGCATGCGAGCTGGGTCCCTACGCCGGCAACGTCACCACACGCCGGTTGAATCGTCTGGAATACGAGAACACCATTCGCGATCTCGTCGGCCCAGAGCTGGGCTATCACGAAACGTTCCCGACTGATGGCGGCGGGGGTGAAGGTTTCAACAACAACGGAGAAACGCTCTTCCTGCCCCCGATGCTCATGGAACGTTATGTCGAAGCGGCCCAGGAGATCCTCGACGCCGCGATTGTGACGCCAGCTTTGCGGGAAGAGTTCTCGGGTGATCAACTCATACCGACAGGCGAGCCAGCAGCCGGTGGTGCTCGCTTGCTCAAGCCAGGGCACGACCTGACCGCCGGTACGATCATCTATGTCAGTGGCGACTACGAGTTGACGATCGACACGCGCAATTCGACTAAGAAAGACCTACGCCTGGTCTTGAAGCTTGATGGCCTTCCGGCCGATCGATTCAAGCTGAGCTCGAAATACGAAGAGCAATCGTTTAGCACCACCGTTCGTCTGAATCGCGGCTTTCATGCGTTTGCTGTTCACAACCCCAAAGAGCAACCCAACGTAGAGCTGCTTCGTTTGAAAGTAAAAGAACTCGGCATCAAACGTCCCAGCGAGGCTCAAAAGTTTCACGATCGACTCTTCCAGGCCGACGACGGCAAGTATGCCAAGGACCGAGACGCGGCGACCAAACTGATTCACAGCTTTGCGACCAAGGCCTTTCGTCGTCCTGTAAGCGATGGCGAGTTGAAACCATTCTTTGCTCTGTACGACCGAGGCGTGAGTCGCCAAGATCCTTACGAGGAATGCGTCAAGCTGGCCCTCAAAGGCATCCTGGTTTCACCTCACTTCCTCTTCCGGATTGAAGACACACCGAAGTCATCAGAACTCGAACGCATCGACGAATACGAACTAGCTACGCGGCTGTCGTACTTCCTGTGGTCCAGCATGCCGGATGAGCGCCTGTTCGACTTGGCCAAGCAGGGGAAGCTTCACCAGACGCCTGTTCTCAAGGCAGAGGTTCAGCGGATGCTGCAAGACACGAAGGCTGACATCTTCTTCGATTCATTCACCGGGCAATGGCTGGGCACGAAAGAAGTCGGCGGAAGTGTTTCGCCGATCAATGGTGATTTTCGCGACATCTACTCGAGCGAATTGGCGGCTGACTTTCGTGCGGAAGCCATTCAACTGACAACGTACATCGCGCGGGAAAACCGATCGATCCTCGATTTCCTCGACGCCGACTACAGCTTCCTCAACGATCGTCTGGCCAAGCACTATGGGCTTCCCCAGGTCAAAGGTCGCGAGCTACGAAAAGTCGAAGTCCCCCGTGGCCAGCGAGGCGGTCTATTAGGCCTGGGTGGCGTGCACATGGTGACCTCATACCCACAGCGTTCCAGCCCCGTGCTACGTGGTGCATGGGTTTTGGAAACGCTCTTAGGCACACCAGTCCCCAGCCCGCCAGCGGACGTTCCGGCACTTCCCAAGAAGGCAAATTCCAAAGACCCCAAAACCTTCCGCGAAAAGCTGGAAAAGCACCGCGACAACCCGTCATGTGCCGCGTGTCATGACTTGATCGATCCGATCGGTTTTGGTCTGGACAACTACGATCTGCTGGGCCGCTGGCGAGACAAGACCGAGAATGGCAAGCCGGTCGATGCCACCGGCATTCTTCCCTCAGGCGAGAAGTTTGCCGGCCCGGCCGAACTGAAGAAGATTCTGCTGGAAAGAAAGCAGGAATTTGCTCGTCATTTCAGCCGAAAAGTCTTAGGTTATGCCTTAGGACGAAGCCTGGAAGATCCGGACAGCTGCACCATTGAAACGCTGGTCACGTCGCTCGAAGAAAACGACTACCGGTTCCAAACACTGATCGAAGAAATCGTGATCAGCACACCGTTTGGTTATCGTCAGCTTGCCACGACGCCTACCCACGACTCCCACTAA
- a CDS encoding MotA/TolQ/ExbB proton channel family protein, producing the protein MISHGVEWMLTSHIRRSLAYGALLTIVWGCLASSLLAQGAAEPAPLPPGLPSLSEENPIPTKNLLQVFHDGGLLMYPIALCSFILLVFVFERAISLRRGRVIPRPFVKRFIEQVKDGRIDQDQALALCEENQSPVAEVFAAAVKKWGRSCVEVEQAILDAGERVTSRLRQYLRLFNGISTISPLLGLLGTVLGMISAFNAIAANGEAAGQREVLASGISQALLTTAAGMSVALPALIAYLFFSGRVDRLIMEIDLHSQEVVNAIASDGWKDKRKSTSRRASRSTAKAA; encoded by the coding sequence ATGATCAGTCATGGGGTAGAATGGATGCTCACCTCACACATTCGCCGATCTTTGGCCTACGGTGCGCTGCTAACAATCGTTTGGGGCTGTTTGGCCTCGAGTTTACTGGCCCAGGGAGCTGCTGAGCCGGCTCCTCTCCCGCCTGGCCTTCCTTCGCTCAGTGAAGAAAACCCCATCCCCACGAAAAACCTATTGCAGGTCTTTCATGATGGTGGGCTACTGATGTATCCGATCGCGCTTTGCTCGTTCATCTTGCTGGTCTTCGTCTTCGAACGAGCGATCAGCCTCCGACGTGGACGTGTTATTCCACGGCCGTTTGTGAAGCGTTTCATCGAGCAGGTCAAAGATGGTCGCATCGATCAGGACCAGGCTCTCGCGCTATGCGAAGAAAATCAAAGCCCCGTCGCGGAAGTCTTTGCGGCTGCCGTGAAGAAGTGGGGACGCAGCTGTGTGGAAGTCGAGCAAGCGATTCTCGACGCGGGAGAACGCGTCACGTCGCGGCTTCGTCAGTACCTGCGATTGTTTAATGGGATCAGCACGATCAGCCCCTTGCTTGGACTGCTGGGAACCGTGCTCGGCATGATCAGTGCATTCAACGCGATTGCCGCCAACGGAGAAGCTGCCGGCCAACGAGAAGTTCTAGCCAGTGGTATCAGCCAGGCTCTCCTGACAACGGCAGCGGGGATGTCGGTTGCTTTGCCGGCGTTGATCGCCTACTTATTCTTTTCGGGCCGAGTCGATCGCTTGATCATGGAGATCGATTTGCACAGCCAGGAAGTCGTCAACGCGATTGCCTCGGATGGTTGGAAGGATAAGAGGAAGTCGACATCGCGCCGTGCGTCCCGTTCCACCGCGAAAGCGGCCTAG
- a CDS encoding Sec-independent protein translocase subunit TatA/TatB, which produces MIGMNDLALVGFGMPGVQEMIIILAIFLLLFGSTKLPGLMRSMGQSVNEFKRGMNDTTDDSADQENGEAPKRNMP; this is translated from the coding sequence ATGATCGGTATGAATGATTTAGCGTTGGTTGGCTTTGGTATGCCCGGGGTCCAGGAAATGATCATTATCCTGGCGATCTTTTTGCTGCTGTTTGGATCGACGAAGCTGCCTGGTTTGATGCGTAGCATGGGCCAGAGCGTGAACGAGTTCAAACGAGGAATGAACGACACGACGGATGACTCCGCCGACCAGGAAAACGGCGAAGCGCCCAAGCGCAACATGCCGTAA
- a CDS encoding Sec-independent protein translocase subunit TatA/TatB, which yields MLHEIGTSSALLGFFGGMGMQEMAIIGVIAILLFGKNLPGVAKTFGKYYGDFKRGLSDIQSEFHSATREVEDSGNAGYSSKSSPAQFDDYDDFEEASAPKFEPPPQSSTPEKSELT from the coding sequence ATGTTGCATGAAATAGGAACATCGTCGGCGCTTCTCGGTTTCTTTGGCGGGATGGGCATGCAGGAGATGGCGATCATCGGTGTGATCGCAATCCTGCTGTTCGGTAAGAACCTGCCTGGCGTGGCCAAAACCTTTGGGAAGTATTACGGCGACTTCAAGCGGGGCCTCTCCGACATCCAGTCTGAGTTTCATAGCGCGACAAGGGAGGTTGAGGATTCCGGGAATGCCGGGTATAGTTCCAAGAGTTCGCCTGCTCAGTTCGATGACTATGACGACTTTGAAGAGGCCAGTGCTCCCAAATTCGAGCCACCGCCTCAATCGTCGACGCCGGAGAAATCGGAACTTACCTGA